The following nucleotide sequence is from Patagioenas fasciata isolate bPatFas1 chromosome 9, bPatFas1.hap1, whole genome shotgun sequence.
tgcagcaccagccctgctcacaTCCCACACAGCCCATCTGCTCCTCTTCTCACTCACCCCCGGCCCTGTGTGTGCCACGGCCTGCCTGTCGCTGCCCACGGGCAGTGGCACGTGGGCTCAGCAACGGGAAAAGCAGGGCACATCTCAGCGTGGGCCTCTTGCCtattttcccaggcactttttgCAGGAGCAAAAGCCATCACATGAAAAAGTTCAAGCTGGTTCCCCAGCAAAGGCAGGAATAACTGCACTGCCTTGCCAGCAGAGAGCAGGCACCGCTGCCCTGTCCCTCCCCATCTCTGCTCTGGAAGGGGATAGCTGGGACCCATGCTCTGCAGAGCCCAGCAcaaagggaaaggcaaagctgaGCCTTCCTAAAATAGAAGAACCTGCCCTCTTGCATGGCCCAGTCAGGCTGATGCTCTTCTGCAGCGCCTTTCAACAGGATATGAGGCCATGGAGATGCTGCCATGGAGAGATGGACCACAGGGCTGATAGTAAAGCCCCACTCATGCTCTCTCAAGATGTGCACAGGGAGATTTTCACGGTGCGAGGCTGGCAAGTGCAGCTGCCATGCAGGGCTCTGGCTTTGCTGAACCCAGCACACCCACATGAGCAGTGGGGCCTGGATGTGAgggagcagcaggaacagggcttCCCCGTGACAAGATGGGTCTCACCAGCTATCATTGTCACTGCTGTCATCATCATCAGTCATTCCCAAAGCCAGGGCTGGACCCCCAGCTCATGCAATAAGCAGAAGATCCAACCTTGGCTTAAATAGCACCCAAGCCCCAGGTAACTAGGAAGGGGGTTCCCAGGTGAAGACACTCAGGGCCATTAATCCCAATAAGTACAATCACTGCCctgacaatggaaaaaaaatgtaggagGAAAGGGCCAGGGTGGCTCTGGAGCAGTGCTGTGCAGAAGGGACACAAATGGGGCTCTGAGAAGGCACTGAGGCCACTCTTGTGGGTCTCTCCTCACTGACCCATGGCAGATCCCCCTTCTCTGCAGAAAACCCCCAGAGAAGAACCAAATCACGGGGCAAGGGGCATCCTGGGGCACGACCCCTATGTAGCCACGCTCATGGGCACCTGCAGAATCACACGTGTCCCTCACAGCCCCACAAATATTCATGAAGGGGCACACATgtacatacacatgcacatgtgtgtgcaggGACCCACACATGGGGGACCAAGGGGActggcaggggctgggcaggACTGGTGTGGCTCCTAGTGGGGAACCCAACACTGGGGGTGCTCTGGAAGGAGATGCCTGGATGGGTGTTGGGCAAGGGTCACAACCggtgggctgggggcagcctggGTGGGGAGACCTGGGGTGGGAGCTGCGTTGGGTTCTGCAGGGCTTGAGcctgccaggctgcaggaggctgtgagctgggctgggggtgcttGGGGTGGTCTGGGACACCAGAGCAGAGTCTTGGGGGGTCTGTTTGGCGTCCCCTCAGTGTGCTGAAAGAGGGCCTGGGTGTGCCTGGTGGTCCTCAGCTGTCTCACACGGGGGTATCCTGCTGTGCCAAGGGCTCCCCACCCCACAGGGGTACCCCGTGTTTAGGGGCACCTCCAATTTGGGGCAACCACCCCGGCAAGGTTGGCGGGGGGGACACACCAGCCTGAactggggagggggcaggggctgGGGTCCCCCCGTCCCAACCGGCCGGGCACCGAGCACCGGTGGCAGGGGTCCCCGTCACTGTCCCGGCCGTGCCGTGCCGGGCCGCGGCGCTCCGGAGCCGCCCCccgccgggggggtccccgctccCCCCGGATGCATGACTTCATCCTTCCGCCCGGGTttcctccccgccgccgccgccgccgccgcagacCGGCTCCCGGCTCGGCGCGGCGCGGCTCGGCCCGCTCGGCCCCGCCATGTCGCAGGTGCTGCCCTACGGCGAGGACAAGGTGGGTCGCTACGGCGCCGAGCCCGAGGCGGGGGAGCTGCCCTTCAGCTGCCGCCTGCAGGACACCAACGCCTTCTTCGCGGGCAACCAGGGCAAGCGGCCCCCCAAGCTGGGACAGATCGGCCGCGCCAAGAGAGGTACCGCCCGACCCCATCGCCCCCGACCCTCAGCCCCACGGCATCGCCGGCGCTGCCCCACGgcgtccctgggacccccacatcTGCCCTGCGGCATCCCCGGCACTGGCTTTTGCATCCCCAGCGCCACCCCACAGCATCCTCGGGACCCTCGGATCTGTCCTTGCATTCCCGGCTCTGCCCCACGGCATTCCCGGGATCCCCGGATCTGCCTTTCCATCCCCGGCTGTGCCCGGGACCCCTGGATCTGCCCTGCAGCATCCCCGATGCTGCCCCCCGGCACTCCCTGTACTGTCCCTGGCATTCCCAGCGCCGACCCACAGCATCCTCGGGACCCTCGATTCTGCCCTTAAATCCCTGCCACTGGCCGGTGCATTCCTGGCACTGCCCCCCCCGGCACCATCAGCATTGCCCCACAACAGCCCTGGGACTCCCGGGTCTGCCTTGCATCCCAACACTGTCCCCTGGCACCCTCGGCactgtcccacagcatccccagctctgccccccaatatccccaacaCTGCTCCTGGCATCCCCAGAAtctccagctctgccccacatCATCTGTGGCACtgccccccagcatccctgggacccccaggtcTGCGACTGGCACTCAGCACTGCCCTAGAACCGCAGGCCCCCCTGTCCACAGACACCAGCGCTgtcccccagcactgccccacatgccctgcagcctggggctgCCCCTGGGACTATCCTTAAACATCCCTGGGGCTGCCCCTCCCAGCACATCCGCAAATGCCCCTGGAACCCCCCAGGAAACActcctcagcacccctgggatTGCCTCCACATCCCCTTGGACTTCCCCCATATCATCCCTATAAACAAGCACCCCCCAGCATCACCAGGAACAGCCCCTACTGCCCCATAAACCTCTCTCCCTCTACATTTCTGCCTGCCGCAGAGACCCCCATCAGCAGCCACCGGCGATGCTGATCAACAAACATCCTCCCCCGCGGTTTACTGTCCCCCCAGGACTCCATGAACCTGCATGCCCCCGCCCCCGGCTTTACTGCCTGCCGCAGAGACCCCCATCAGCAGCTTCTCTGCTTCAATCAGGACCCAAATAAATGCCCCCACCTCGTCTGCACCCTGATCTGTCACTATCAATCCTCCCTGATGCCTTGGGGCCCCCTGAGAATGGCCCCCACCTTCCCTACAGCCCCCATCCCACCTGCTTGGGGCGGGGGGGCATAGGCAAACATCCCTCTTTGAGctgcaggggcaaaaggggggATGCAAAGCCCCCTCAAAACAAATACACCCCAGCCCGGAGGGGCAATGAGTTGCTGCCTGCTCCATCTGCCCCCCTTTGCAGTGGTGGTGGCTGGGTCTAGCAGACCCACCTGGGGGTGATGTGAGGGCCAGTTCCCCCTTGGTGGTGTTGGGGGGGTCTGGCTGTTCCCCCGGTGATGCTGGGAATGGTGGGGGGAGGAGatggggccagtctgcccccagGGTGGTGATGGGGGGGAATTGCTGAGCACCCTGGTAGTGATGCTGGTGGCGGGACAGATCTGTCCACCACCCCTGACAGTGATGGCGATGGGGGGTGATCTGCTTAGCCAGTGCTGTtgatgtgtgtgtttgggggggtctctgTAGTCCCCTGATGGTGATGCTGATGTGGGTCTGTCCAGCCTCCCACTGGTGATGCTGATGGGGGGACTGCTCAGCGGGTGATGCTGACGGGTGGGGGGTCTGtctggagggtgatgctgatgggGGGCTGTCCAGCCCCCCATGGTGATGCCGATGGTGGGGATCTGTGCAGCCTGCCATGCTGATAGTGGAGGTGGGGGGGCTGTCCGGCTCCCCTGACAGTGATGCCGATGCGTGGGGGGGTGTCCTGCGCAGCGGGTGATGCTGACCGGGGTCTGGCTGCCACCCCCGCCGAGCTGGCGGTGCCCCCCCCGCTGGGTCATTACCCATTCCAGTCCTGTTGCTCTCATCAGCTCCTGCCGCAGAGAAGAGGGGGGGGGGGTCCTTCCTAGTCTTTCCTGCCCCCCCTTCCCAAACCACCCATCCAGAGGCGGCCGGCTGGCTGCGAGGGGGGAGGCGATGCTGAGCTGGAGGGTGATCCTCTCCCCGTCCCCATTGCACCCACCTGCCCCCATTTGCCCCACCGTGCGCGGGGCACATCTGGAGCTTTTCCGGGTGGTGAGTAGGTGTGGGGGGGCAGAAGCTGTGCACGTCCCCTCGCCCACGCTCCCCCGTTCCCGCCTGTCCCCGCAGTGGTGATCGAGGATGACCGGATAGACGAGGTGCTCAAGGGCATGACGGAGAAGTCGCCGCCGGGGGTGTAAAGCCGGGACCCGCCGCCAGGACCCGCAGGCCGAGCCCTGCTCCAGCCCGCCCGGCCCTGCATGCTGGCTGGACACCGACCGGGAGGGGGGAGGCCATGCCCgtgccccccctccccgccccgggggtggggggggctctgCGGCCACCATCACCCCCCCTGAGCCATGCACTTTACCCCTCCGCCTCCCCCGGGGATGGGACAACCCGCCgagcccccccaccccggggaaaGACCCCCCTCTTCCCGGGGGGGGGCTCCAcggtgtgtcccccccatcctcCTTGGCGGGGGTCCCGCACATGCCGGGGCGGCTCCGGCCCCACGAGCAGGGGGGCGGGGAGCGCTGCTGTCCAGAGACATTTTTTGCTCCATCGTTTTTTGCATGAGCTTGGTGGCCCGAGCGCCCGGTCCTGGGGCCGAGGGTCAGCCCCACCACTCCGGCACGcttctttttaaaacagaaactcctcatatttgtatttttatatccGAATCTTTGTTAAAAACGATCTGCTGACGTCGAGATGTCGAAGTAACCGCAtcggggaaaaacaaacaaacaaacaaacggttcatatttttttccataagaaaaaaaaagacaaaaaaagaagaaaaaaccgaGGGGGAAGaataaaggggggggggaagagaaagatggagggATCACGAGGAAAGCTAAAGGTGTGGGGAGGGGAATGGGGACCCCCAGCCTGACCCctccccaccagcagcaggaccagccaGAGGGTTTGGCAGCACCATCGGCCACCGCAGTCCCCCCCGGCAGCGCCGGGGCTGAGCCCAGCAGGGCCGGCTGTGGGTGCCGGGGGGGGTCCCGGCACTGCCCCTCGCCCGAGGGCAGTGGGgccaggggagggaaagggcaggGCAGGGACTGGTCTGAGtcgttgtttttaattttgtactttaatttaattttattttttaagaagctTCTCGGGGGGGTCTGATGTGCATGAGAAACTCATCATCTTTTTCAATAACCTACAAGTGGCATTTATGGAGacaacgcaaaaaaaaaaaataaacaaaacaacaaacaaaacagaaaaacccaccaaacaaaaaacaaaaccaagaaaaaaaaaaaaagaaaaaaaagaaaaaaagatacttgTGTCATTATGTTCTACGAATGATCCATTGTAAATTTAAATGCCATTTTTCACTGTACTGGTGAACATAATGCGATGAATAAAATACATTCATGTACTGAGGCAAggctggcagctgcctgctcCTTTCTGTCCCTCCCTGTCGCCAGCTGGTTTTCGGGGTGCCCGCACGGCTGGGGGGGGGCTGACCCTGGAGTCCTTGGCGAACTCCCAGCACGGGGGGAGCCACTGCCTGACCCACTTACACCTTTTGCCAGAAACAGCAGCCTGGTGGCTTTGGTACATTACTGCCGTCCCTCTGAGGAGGGGTCCCCTCTGCATCCCCCAGCACCACCTACCCCAGGGGGGAGAACCTGTGCCCAAACAGTCCCTGAGTTCACCCTCGGTAGCACCTGCACGTCCACTGCAGCCACAACGCCAGCACCCACGCGCCGGCCCCGCACGCAGACAGCCGTGCTGCATGTGGGGGCACGCCTGTCACTAGCCCCGCACACGCCTGTCACCGCACTGCCGGCCCTGGGCAAAGGCAGGCAGGGGCCAGGTGTGACAGCACACCGGGTTTGTCACTGCAGCCAGGAGTGGGCAGAGAGGGGGACAGGGCACACGCAGCCCATGGCGTCCCCAGCTACGCGCTGGCACATCCCAGCCTGGAATCCCCACTGCCTGGCTGAGCCTGGGGGAGTGACAAGGACACAGTGTCCTCgtgcacccccacagccaggaggCTGTTCTGGGGGTCCCCTGCCCTGCCCCCTGCACTCGGTGCCAGcaccccccatcctgcccccagcCCGGTTGCCTCCTGCCTGTGCTGGGGGGCAGAGAGGGAGCTGCTCCCCACAAGATGGATGGGTGGAATTAAACCCGATTTGGTTTCATTACCGGCTGCAAAGCCCGGagccctggctgctctccagccaggcAAGGGAAGGGCcgcagcggggtggggggggcacagcATCTCCCAAGCATCCCACTGCCCCCCAGGAGGAGGCCAAGCCCCCCGCTTTTCTCCCATTACTCACATCACTTGGCAGCTTGTGGGGGACGCACTGGTTCCCCGTCCCCCACCTGCAAGGGTGGAGCAGCTTAAGGCTCTACTGGGTGGCAGGGGGAGGCTGGGAAAGCCCCCCCCGGTCACAGCTGGATGGCAAGCAGATAGTCCTCATCGTCGTCCGGAGGGGCTAGGGCTGGcggtggggcagggggtggggggggctggtGCAGTCGGCGCCCCAGAGCCAGGTCACGGGGGTCCAGGGGCTGCCCCTTGCGCATGATGTAGAGGAAGTAGTGGAAGGTgccggtgtccccgtccccgcagGTGACGTGGTGCAGGGACCAGCCAAAGGCCTCCTGTGCGTAGTGGGGCTTGCGGAAGTGGGGCTGGGCGAAGGTGATGGAGATGAAGCAGCCCCCCGGGCGCAGCACCCGGCTCACCTGTGGCAGGAGAACCCCCGGAATGGAGCCAGGGGGACGACACAGTGAGGTTCGCCCCTTCTGGCATGGACAGCCTCATCTTCAGGGACCCCCATCACCATCTGCCGAATATCCCCTACCCAGCCtctcccattgcaccccaaatctgTCCTAACCTTACCCTCCCCACTCTGGCTCTGACATGTCCCCAGACCTCCCCCAGCCTGGTGGCAATGGGAGTTCCCATGCATcacttctccctgcaccccaaaactcttcacCCCCATCCACAGCAGACAGCACAGAGACTCAACCCTAGTGCAGGGAAAAGCTTCACCCTCTCAGGCACAGGGCCCCCCCAGAGTAACGTGggatccccatcccacccaccccCTCCCTGGGGCACCCAGAGCCACCACCCCCCCCCAACACCCAGAATCTGAGCGGGGGGGGAAAAATTGGATGGGAAAGGACTCGACCCTtttaatcaccattttctcctcgCTGGAACTAAGCCCCCACTAACAGGATGGAAAAGAACATCAATTTTCTTGCTTGGCTTTATCCAATGTCAAAAGGCTTTTATGGCCAGCGCTTGCGTGCTCGGCATGCAAAGGCAGCACCCAGGGCAGGCGGgcagccagctcccctgccagccccccagccagccccctgccccaggTGAGGACACCTCAGAACCCCCCAGCAAGGACAGAGAGCCactgtggcaggggagagggcTGGGGGCCAAGGCGGGGGTTCCTGAGCTCTGGTTTAATCCTGCTGGGAAGCTCCACAGCTCAGagctggctggggacagggacggagAAGGAATTAGGTGGCTCATGTGCCCCCCAGCTGTGGTGGGGGCTTTTGAACCAAATCTCAGTGGTTTTGGCCAGGAAAAGGGGAATGCAGGTTCCTGCATCCCCCTGGTCAACCAGCTCAGCATCCCTCCAGcaaagcaccagctgcaaccaTCCTGGAAAGGCCTTGCAGATTCCCAACTGATAGACacgagggggggtcccagggacaaggggggtccccaggcctGGGGGCAGGCAGGGATCTCCAGCTGGAGCCAAGTGAAAGGCATCCTGCATCCCATCCATCGTTAATAGAGCTCTAAAGGCCGTTGCTTAGAGACGGGCGCAGGAAACCTTCCCATTGCTGGCCGGCGCGGGGGGGGCGAGGGCGGCTGCTCCCCGCTCTGGCACTGACCCATCGCCCCAGGATCACCgggacagggctgtccctgggGGATCCCCGCAGGCGGGGTGGATTTTCAGGTCCTTAATTCCCCCCCGGCAGAGGAGAGCAGGAAAGAGGCTGTGAAAACCCCAGCCCCGCCACGACAAGTGGGGTGTCAGCCACAGCCAGACCCGCAAAACAGCAAGCAGGTGGCGATGCCCTGCGAatccccctggggacaaggacaacAGGGACCAGCCTTGGATGGAggccagtggtgcccagtgatgcgGGGGGAGGGCAGGGATTGAGCAGGGGattataaagggaaaaaaaaaaggaaaaaaaaaaagagctaaatcCTCACTGTTTGGCTGCATGACAGGGACAGATAGCAGtgctggcagggcagggcaggacctGGGGTGCGAGGACAGCCCTGCTGCCCACAGCACCTGGAGTCCTGCTCCCTCCTGGGCTCAGAAGGCAAGAAAGGATAAGGGGGCAGTAGCCACAAGCACCCTCCCAGCACCCCGTGTCCACACCCAAGGGTGCCGGGCAGGCAAAGCAATTAATTATCCTTGCAGTTATTCCCCTAGGGCAGGGGAGGCTGCCGGACCCACACCCCCATGCCGGGGCAGGTTCAATCCAGTCCTTGTCTCTGCAGCCAATTAATTAGGGCCTGGAGGCATCGCCGGTCCCCGTGGCAACACCCGGGCCCTGTCAATGCTGACAGGGGTTGCCATGGCAACCCTGGACCAGATGATGGGGACTCCAGCTAAGAGATCGAAGATGAGTGGGGGGGCAGTGAGGACTTGTCATAGCCCCGCGGCTGTCACCTTGCCCTGGGCAGGCAGGGCTTATCTCAGAGTGTTCCCCCAAGTCCCCTTTGGGTACCTTCAGGTGCACCTACAGCCACCCATGCCAGGATGGGATCCATTTTTACTGCCACCCCTTAGTATTTAGAGTGCAAATAAAGAGGGTGGGGTCACCTAGTCCCCCAGCAGGACCAAGAGTCCCCAGGGACACACTCTTCTACATCCACCTCCCTGGAGAGAACGTGATGGGGCGGCAGAAGTGGGACTGCCACCCCCAAGGGTTCCAGGATCCCCTCTGGGTGCCCCTTTGCAGGGTAGTGAAGAATGTGGCACCAGCTGGGGGAACAGAGGTATCAGCTGAAGTGGTGAAGCAGGGTGGCAAAGGGACATTGTGCACCTTCACCCACCCCAAAAAGGAGACGGGGGGTGAGATCCACCCTCcacccagctccccccaccctgtACCTCCGCCAGCACCCGGTGCATtgtggcgaccgcctggggcgaGACATCCCACGGGTCGGTCTCCTCCACCATCAGCACGTCGAGGGTGCCCTTCTCCAGCACCACGTCGAAGGCGGCGTCGGGGAAGGCGAGGGCGCGGATGTCCATGACGGCCCAGCGCAGGCCGGGGCAGTGGGCGTAGCGGGCGCGCATGGCGGCGATGCAGGCGGGGGAGAAGTCAATGCTGGTGACGTCGGTGTAGCCCAGCTCGTGCAGGTCGTGGCTCAGGGCGCTGTTGCCGCAGCCTGAGTGGGACACGGCTCAGcttggggtggccctgggggggctgcctgcaccccagccctgctccctcccacccagggatgcaggcaggcagACTGGGGTGGCTAGACAGGGATCAGTAGCCTTGTTACTAATTAACGAGTGCTTGGCTAGTTCTTCATTACCCCCAAGGTGGGTGCTTTGGGCTGGACCATGGGGTGAGAGCAGCTCGCCCACCCCAGGGTGGGATGGGTGGCCATGGGTAGGGAAGGAAGAGACAGGGGCACTGGAGAGGGTCCCCACTCCTCGCCCCCACACTATGGGGAAGGAGCCAACAAATCGAGGCAGCACACAGCATCTGGGGGGGCTTAACCCCAGGGTTAAGGGGTGGGgggggctggacagatggacagacagaggaACAGCCGGCTCAGGGGGCCAGCACCCACCTGGCCAGCACTGGGCTGGCTCCAGGAGGACACAGACCCCCGGTGCGGCGGGCACGGGGAGCAGCCGCTCCCGGGAGGGGCCGGGGCTCCAGGGGGGG
It contains:
- the CAMK2N2 gene encoding calcium/calmodulin-dependent protein kinase II inhibitor 2; translation: MSQVLPYGEDKVGRYGAEPEAGELPFSCRLQDTNAFFAGNQGKRPPKLGQIGRAKRVVIEDDRIDEVLKGMTEKSPPGV
- the EEF1AKMT4 gene encoding EEF1A lysine methyltransferase 4, with amino-acid sequence MERRRAPAANRRFRQRRFWDALYRREGAEPREWLGGLSRFLPQLEAELRPGDRILVLGCGNSALSHDLHELGYTDVTSIDFSPACIAAMRARYAHCPGLRWAVMDIRALAFPDAAFDVVLEKGTLDVLMVEETDPWDVSPQAVATMHRVLAEVSRVLRPGGCFISITFAQPHFRKPHYAQEAFGWSLHHVTCGDGDTGTFHYFLYIMRKGQPLDPRDLALGRRLHQPPPPPAPPPALAPPDDDEDYLLAIQL